Genomic segment of Canis aureus isolate CA01 chromosome 16, VMU_Caureus_v.1.0, whole genome shotgun sequence:
tggatggggcctgcttctccctctgcctgtgtctctgcctctctctctgtgtgtgtatctctcatgaataaataaataaaatctttttttaaaaaattgaatccagCTTATATAAAAAGCATAACACGTGggcagccagagtggctcagcggtttagcaccgcctttggctcGGAGCGTgatccccaggatcgagtccagcgtcgggcttcctgcgtggggcctgattctccctctgcctgtgtctctgcctctctctctctccttctgtgtctctcatgaataaataaaatgttaaaaaaaaaaaaaaaaagcataacacGTCACAAACAACTAGAGTTCATTccagaatgcaaggttggttAGAAGAATGAAAATCAGTAAGTATAAAATTGCCACATTAGCAGAATAAAAGAGGCAATGCttatgatcatttcaaaagatgcagaggAAGAATTAGATAAAAGTCAAtatccagggatctctgggtggctcagcagtttggcgcctgcctttggaccaggacatgatcctggagtcccaggatcaagttgcacatcgggctccctgcatggagcctgcttctccctctgcctgtgtctctgcctctgtctctctctctctctcatgaataaataaataaagtctttaaaaaaaaaaaaagtcaatatccaTTCCAGGTATACACTTAGCAAACCAGGAAGAAAAAGGGAGTCTGCATAATCAGATACAGTTCTCTACAGTAAACctagagcagggatccctgggtggtgcagcggtttagcgcctgcctttggcccagggcacgatcctggagacccgggatcgaatcccatgtcgggctcccggtgcatggagcctgcttctccctctgcctgtgtctctgcctctctctctctctgtgtgtgactatcataaataaataaaaattaaaaaaaaaaaaaacctagggcAGACATCACACTTAAtggaaaaatgttgaaaatttttcCTCTGAGatgggaaaatgagaaaggaatgcCTTCtcactccatttcttttttttttttttaagattttatttatttattcatgagagacacacagagagagagaggcagagacacaggcagagggagaagcaggctccatgcagggagcccgacatgggactcgatcccaggactccaggaccacaccctgggctgaaggcaggcactaaaccactgagccatccagggatcccctccctctaTTTCTATACAACAAACAGGGCTACGTTAGGGTATTGGAGCAAGACAGTGATCTACTGCCAGTTTTCAGGGCATTTGTCCTGTTGGATGGGGGACGGAATGGGAAACGGAAACTGACAAAGAAGCAATTATAGAGCCATGACAATCTCCCTTCTACTTCACTCATCCCTTTTTTCTTCTGAGAACCAGAACCATAGTGGAAGCAACAATCTTTAGGATCACCAATCAGATAATGTTGATCATTCAACTTTAGACAAAGAAGGGGCTTTGAAATATCATCTCCTGTAACAACGCTGTCGATTCACAAGAACCATGGTCCAGAAAGATGAAAGAGTTGCCCAAGATCCTACTGCCGCGTAGATGCCACTTTCCTCTCTGGGTGGTGATGTGAATCCCTTAGGTCCACTGCAAGCAGCCTGAGGTGCAGCAGCAACTCTGCCTCCTGGGGTGAAGGCTCTGGAGTAAAGGATCACCCATGGAGAGACAGAACACATCAGCACCAGAGCATGTCCAGCGGCACACCATTTGCCCTGCTGACATCACAAGCAGAATGCTAGGGCTGCTCACACTTGAACTGTGATGTCAGGAAACAAAGCTGAGGGCAGTCTCCGAGGAGGGGGGCTAACTTGATGGGGAGATCACAAAACAGCAGCCAAAGGGAAAGGTGAGAAGGCAGGCATCAGATCCCGAGAGATGGAGAGGACCAGGGTGGGGGCACATGGGACTGACGGGGACCCTCCCAACAGCTAGTGAAGTGGGACCAGGGCAAGGTCCCTGCACCTGAGTGCCCAGGGGTTCTTTTCCGTCCCACCGCAGGGCAGCCGAGCCTCTAGCCCTCTCTGAcatggagaaagtttcatgtaagtacttgtgcttcctacttttcttctgAAGGGCCAAAGAAGTGGCTCCTTTCCCTTGCACTGATGTGACTTCTTTCGGCTCATCCAGTTGCTTGTCCAAGATTTGCTGCAGGAGTTAGGGCTGCGACACAGAGAAGACAATCCCCATGTTACGCCCCGCTTTGTGGGCTGACTGGTGACACACCCTCTGTACCACCTGGACAGACAAGTGCTTCTATGGGAAGGACTGGTGTACCCCTAAAAGGCCCCtcagctcctttcttttttttttttttaattttttcatgagacacacagagaggcagagacagaggcagagggagaagcaggctccttgaggggatcccaatacaggactcaatcccaagaccccaggattacaacctgagccaaaggcagatgctcaaccactaagtcacccaggtgtcccaaggtccCCTCAGCTCCTGTTCTGACTTCTTTAAGGCTTGCTCTGTCTTCTCAGGGCCACTCCAGGACCACAACCCCAccttccagccccctccccaagcccagcTCCTGATGAGTAACAGCAGTGTCCGCACATTCGAGGACCAGGTCCTCTGTCCCATTTGCCTGGAGGTGTTCCGTAACCCAGTCACCACCGCCTGCGGGCACAACTTCTGCATGACCTGCCTCCAAGGTTTCTGGGACTACCAGGCTACTGCGGGCGAGACCCTCTACTGCCCCCAGTGCCGAGAGAGCTTCCCATCCAGACCGCGCCTCTGCAAGAATGCCATCCTGGAGGAGATGGTGACCTGCTTCACCCAGGCCAAGGACCAGACCTTGGGGTCCTCACAGATCCTGGCCGGGCCTCGGGACGTGCCTTGCGACTTCTGTTCACCCCAGAAGCTCAAGTCAGTAAAGTCGTGTCTGCAGTGCATGGCCTCTCTGTGCGAGAAGCACCTGCGCAGCCACTTCGAGGACCAGGTGTTCCAGGACCACCAGCTGCTGGAGCCCGTGTGGGACCTCAAGAGCCGCCTGTGCCGGAAGCACCGCAAGCTGCGGCGGCTGTACTGTCGCACAGAAGGCTGCTGCGTGTGCGGGGCCTGTCTGCTGGAGGAGCACAAGAACCACGACACCATCCCCCTGGAGGAGGAACGTGCCCGCAAGGAGGTGAGGCAGGGATCGGGGGAGGGACAGGATGGGGGGCAGGAGCCCCGACCTCGTGGTTCTGAGTCTCTCACTGAGTGTTAAAGTCTTTCCCAAGCCTGGGCACACCTGTCCTTGGAGGGAAGTTACATAACCCTCCGAGGGACAGTCATAAAGGTAGACATGCCCTGACATGGGAAAGGGCTGGCAAGTTTGAGGAACAAGGGTCCGACGTTGTATGCGTGAGttctatgttcattttttttctggcacaGAAGAAGGAAAgtctaaaagaaaacattgtcATGGTAGGTGGGGCAGAtccccaccttttctctcctttcacatTTTGTTCAACATATTTGTGCTGCTTTTCTTAGAGTGGAGGACTTCTATTTCAGACATTCTATCATGTGTATTCAGTAAGAGTGCTCTTCCCATGTGGCCACCCAGTGACGGTCTGCGGCCAGGAGCTCAGGCCGGAATATAAACCATTCGCCACACTGTTGAGCTCGGCTGACGCCTTTTCCATAGCCAGACTTTGTCAACAAAGCAAGCAGTGTGTTGACTGATAGTCTGGCTTGAGCTTCTTATTTTGTGTGGGCCACCAACAGTTCATGGACAGGCACCTGGAATGGCACAGTTCTATCATCTGTTTTAAACAAGAACATGCCCGTTGCTGGGACAGGTGGAGATGAAGGCTGCTCTCTAGAGGGACTTGGGACACATGCTGCCTGGGCCAGGTATCTCCGGGCTCCATATCTGACGTGCCCCTCCTCGACCCACCGCCTCCTCTCAAGCCACCAAACCTCCACAGCCCCTTTTTGTGACCTGAAACCCTGTGGTCATCACTGTCAGGAGCAGAGAACCTGATTCCTAAAGATGGGAGGAGAGTCTCAGGGAGTAAGGGTAGTCCTGGGCCATCTGGCCTCCAGCtctggtctttctctctctgggcaTCTTAGCAACGTCAGCAGCGTGTCTCCTCTGGGCTTGTAGGAAGGTTTCTCCCAGGCCACCTCTCTGAATCAAGggctgtctcctcctccctctcactcCCAGGTGGAGGTTCGGAAGGTCCAGGCCAATGTGGAAAACCAGATGCTGATCATCAACTCTGACAGCCAGAAGCACCGAGGGCAGGTGGCCTTTCTCTTGGTAAGGCTGGCCTGCCCTCTCCCAGGCCCcggcttcacacacacacacacacacacacacacacacacacacaccctgcaccAGGCTGAGGGGCACTCTCAGGGCTTGGAACCCAGTGGTCAGCAACCGGATGCCTAGGCAGGCTCCACGCCCTAACAATGGGGGAaccaggctggggctgggagaTGCCTCTCGACACACCATGTACCCCACGCACACCCCCCACAGAAATTGATCCAGACAACACGTGATGAGGTGAACACCTGCTTCTCAGAGATCATCCAGGAGGTCAAACAGCTGCAGATGAAGGTCTTGGATTTTGTGGAGAAAGAGGAGGCGGCCGCTCTGGGGAAGCTGGGCAGCTCCATCCAGCAGAGCCACAACCGGCTCCTGAAGCTGGAAGGGGACAGCATCTGGCTCCGCACCCTGCTTGCCAACAG
This window contains:
- the LOC144286992 gene encoding E3 ubiquitin-protein ligase TRIM65-like isoform X1 produces the protein MGRSQNSSQRERAAEPLALSDMEKVSWPLQDHNPTFQPPPQAQLLMSNSSVRTFEDQVLCPICLEVFRNPVTTACGHNFCMTCLQGFWDYQATAGETLYCPQCRESFPSRPRLCKNAILEEMVTCFTQAKDQTLGSSQILAGPRDVPCDFCSPQKLKSVKSCLQCMASLCEKHLRSHFEDQVFQDHQLLEPVWDLKSRLCRKHRKLRRLYCRTEGCCVCGACLLEEHKNHDTIPLEEERARKEVEVRKVQANVENQMLIINSDSQKHRGQVAFLLKLIQTTRDEVNTCFSEIIQEVKQLQMKVLDFVEKEEAAALGKLGSSIQQSHNRLLKLEGDSIWLRTLLANRSDQQFLQEFPRLKHFPACMEPLMGTNCEEKQTFLQLPETLAELRTRLMDVGLSFINQILLKGVTASRKPTSLSARMLGCKSILSKAPPSSPGIKMNSYEVLPPAVDRKILLKCYCNLNFDPTTASEELFLFKETHSVLNLGILLEPLGAGGPVPGFRQWPQVLCSRGLSEGRHYWEADVSDSWVCLGLTYRRSPPLGGRPRRNTVHLLGRNPYSWCLEWDSLRFSVWHDNAQTVLHGGYHRTLGVALDCGAGCLSFYGVAGGLSLLHRFLGSFLEPLYPAVMVSSGASVTLKQRPEAEA
- the LOC144286992 gene encoding E3 ubiquitin-protein ligase TRIM65-like isoform X2 yields the protein MGRSQNSSQRERAAEPLALSDMEKVSWPLQDHNPTFQPPPQAQLLMSNSSVRTFEDQVLCPICLEVFRNPVTTACGHNFCMTCLQGFWDYQATAGETLYCPQCRESFPSRPRLCKNAILEEMVTCFTQAKDQTLGSSQILAGPRDVPCDFCSPQKLKSVKSCLQCMASLCEKHLRSHFEDQVFQDHQLLEPVWDLKSRLCRKHRKLRRLYCRTEGCCVCGACLLEEHKNHDTIPLEEERARKEVEVRKVQANVENQMLIINSDSQKHRGQVAFLLKLIQTTRDEVNTCFSEIIQEVKQLQMKVLDFVEKEEAAALGKLGSSIQQSHNRLLKLEGDSIWLRTLLANRSDQQFLQEFPRLKHFPACMEPLMGTNCEEKQTFLQLPETLAELRTRLMDVGLSFINQILLKGIKMNSYEVLPPAVDRKILLKCYCNLNFDPTTASEELFLFKETHSVLNLGILLEPLGAGGPVPGFRQWPQVLCSRGLSEGRHYWEADVSDSWVCLGLTYRRSPPLGGRPRRNTVHLLGRNPYSWCLEWDSLRFSVWHDNAQTVLHGGYHRTLGVALDCGAGCLSFYGVAGGLSLLHRFLGSFLEPLYPAVMVSSGASVTLKQRPEAEA